In the Bordetella genomosp. 10 genome, one interval contains:
- a CDS encoding class I SAM-dependent methyltransferase, translating to MTPHPAFEFDPDTRAHGERVARHLRQAIAGAGGWLPFEAWMAEALYAPGLGYYAAGSAKLAEAANGQAPTGDFVTAPELTPLFGQTLANQAAQILRASDSLDVLEFGAGSGALAASVIAALDALGLRVRYAIVEVSADLRARQQLRLASLGDRVAWLDRLPESFTGCVLANEVLDAMPVDLFRWDEQETLRQRGVAVDAEGGFVWEDRPAAADTARRVAERMPPLAGYVSEINHQGEAWVRGLGQWLQRGGALLFDYGFPRREYYHPQRTGGTLMCHLRHHAHADPFLAPGLQDITAHVDFTAMADAALEGGLDVLGYTSQARFLMNAGLMERLAGLDPSDAAAYARIVAPVQKLLSEAEMGELFKVLAVGRGIDGPLLGFNRGDRRDTL from the coding sequence ATGACACCCCACCCCGCCTTCGAGTTCGACCCCGATACCCGCGCCCATGGCGAACGCGTCGCCCGCCACCTGCGCCAGGCCATCGCCGGCGCCGGAGGCTGGCTGCCTTTCGAGGCCTGGATGGCCGAAGCGCTGTATGCACCCGGGCTGGGCTATTACGCCGCCGGCAGCGCCAAGCTGGCCGAGGCCGCCAATGGCCAGGCGCCGACCGGCGACTTCGTCACCGCCCCGGAATTGACGCCGCTGTTCGGCCAGACGCTGGCCAACCAGGCGGCACAGATCCTGCGCGCCAGCGACAGCCTGGACGTGTTGGAATTCGGCGCCGGCAGCGGCGCGCTGGCCGCCAGCGTCATCGCCGCGCTGGACGCGCTGGGCCTGCGCGTGCGCTATGCCATCGTCGAGGTCTCCGCCGACCTGCGCGCGCGCCAGCAACTGCGCCTGGCCTCGCTGGGCGACCGGGTCGCGTGGCTGGACCGCCTGCCCGAATCGTTCACGGGCTGCGTGCTGGCCAACGAAGTGCTGGATGCGATGCCGGTCGACCTCTTCCGCTGGGACGAACAGGAAACCCTGCGCCAGCGCGGCGTCGCCGTCGATGCCGAGGGCGGCTTCGTCTGGGAGGACCGGCCCGCGGCGGCGGACACCGCGCGCCGGGTGGCCGAGCGGATGCCGCCGCTGGCGGGCTATGTCTCCGAAATCAACCACCAGGGCGAAGCCTGGGTGCGCGGCCTGGGGCAATGGTTGCAGCGCGGCGGCGCGCTGCTGTTCGACTACGGTTTTCCGCGGCGCGAGTACTACCACCCGCAGCGCACCGGCGGCACGCTGATGTGCCACCTGCGCCACCATGCGCACGCCGATCCCTTCCTGGCGCCGGGCTTGCAGGACATCACCGCCCACGTCGATTTCACCGCCATGGCCGATGCCGCGCTGGAAGGCGGGCTGGACGTCCTGGGCTACACCTCCCAGGCGCGCTTCCTCATGAATGCCGGCCTGATGGAACGGCTGGCCGGCCTGGACCCCAGCGACGCCGCCGCCTATGCCCGCATCGTGGCGCCGGTGCAGAAGCTGCTGTCCGAAGCGGAGATGGGCGAGCTGTTCAAGGTCCTGGCCGTCGGCCGCGGCATCGACGGGCCGCTGCTGGGCTTCAATCGCGGCGACCGGCGCGACACGCTGTAG
- a CDS encoding CCA tRNA nucleotidyltransferase (catalyzes the addition and repair of the 3'-terminal CCA sequence in tRNA; these proteins belong to the CCA-adding enzyme subfamily 2 which does not have phosphohydrolase activity) — MSAGPAHDPATAGLAVYVVGGAVRDELLGQPAGDRDWVVVGATPEQMAKRGFLPVGGDFPVFLHPVTREEYALARTERKSGWGYKGFTFYTGSDVTLEADLRRRDLTVNAIARAADGGLIDPLGGAADLRARVLRHVGPAFEEDPVRILRLARFAARFADFTVAPETLALCRRMVAAGEADALVPERVWKEISRGLMNDAPSRMLDVLRDSDALPRVLPGLGLAKDTGAELDRAAAAGLPLPGRWALLCRHAADAAALGARLRVPAACTDEARLLPVVLAELDAGADDAAALDLMERCDALRKPERYLDLLRAAAIVRPVDVDAWSARVARVRAIDAGAIARAEGGDPAKIKPALRAARLRALREAG; from the coding sequence GTGAGCGCCGGTCCCGCCCACGATCCGGCCACGGCCGGCCTGGCCGTCTACGTCGTCGGCGGCGCGGTGCGCGACGAGCTGCTGGGCCAGCCCGCCGGCGACCGCGATTGGGTGGTCGTCGGCGCCACGCCGGAGCAGATGGCCAAGCGCGGCTTCCTGCCGGTCGGCGGCGATTTTCCCGTCTTCCTGCATCCGGTCACGCGCGAGGAATACGCGCTGGCGCGCACCGAGCGCAAATCGGGGTGGGGCTACAAGGGCTTCACTTTCTATACCGGCAGCGACGTCACGCTGGAAGCCGACCTGCGGCGGCGCGATCTCACCGTCAATGCGATTGCCCGCGCCGCCGACGGGGGCCTGATCGATCCGCTGGGGGGCGCCGCGGACCTGCGCGCGCGCGTGCTGCGCCACGTCGGGCCGGCCTTCGAGGAAGACCCGGTGCGCATCCTGCGGCTGGCGCGATTCGCGGCGCGGTTCGCGGATTTCACCGTCGCGCCGGAGACGCTGGCCCTTTGCCGCCGGATGGTGGCGGCGGGTGAAGCGGATGCGCTGGTGCCGGAGCGGGTGTGGAAGGAGATTTCGCGCGGTTTGATGAACGATGCGCCGTCGCGCATGCTGGACGTGCTGCGCGACAGCGACGCGCTGCCGCGCGTGCTGCCGGGCCTGGGACTGGCCAAGGACACCGGGGCGGAGCTCGACCGCGCCGCCGCGGCCGGTTTGCCGCTGCCGGGGCGCTGGGCCCTGCTTTGCCGCCATGCGGCGGACGCCGCGGCGCTGGGCGCGCGGCTGCGCGTGCCGGCGGCGTGTACGGACGAGGCGCGCCTGCTGCCGGTGGTGCTGGCCGAGCTGGATGCCGGCGCGGACGATGCCGCCGCACTGGACCTGATGGAGCGTTGCGACGCCTTGCGCAAGCCCGAGCGCTACCTGGATCTGCTCAGGGCCGCCGCCATCGTGCGCCCGGTCGACGTCGACGCCTGGTCGGCGCGCGTCGCCAGGGTGCGCGCCATCGACGCCGGCGCCATCGCCCGGGCCGAAGGCGGCGATCCGGCGAAGATCAAGCCCGCGCTGCGCGCCGCGCGCCTGCGGGCCCTGCGCGAGGCGGGTTGA